TcaccaaatattttattatggtTTTAGGCTGCTTCATACAGTTTCGTCCTGCACATGCTCTACAAGTCACCTGTGCACATAGAGAACAagccaaaaataataataattaataataataatagaaaaaaatctacCATAGCAATCccttaaataagtaaataaacattatatatatatataaaaaaaccctttaaagtaaagcaaaacccaaccaaaagaACAGCGTCTTTTCAACATGAAACATCCCCGCGGGAAAAGGGCAGGCGCTCAGACATTTTGCAACTTGGCAttcgggttttttgttttctttttttttcttttttcttttttcttttttcttttttttttttttacgttttcTGGactttctttaattattttctttttcaggcatCAATTCTGCAAATCCTTCGAAATAAAGGCGACAACGACTTTTATCACGTTTTTTAATGCAGTCTGCTGCGGGACTGGGAGGgaggcgcgggcgggcggcgtgTGGCTGGGGAGAAAGAGCCCCGTACCCCGGCTTTGGCGACGGCGGCCGGGCGATCGCAAGCCCAGCTGCTCCGGCCGTGtcggcaggcagggaggcaggcaccGGTTAGCCGGACCTCCCGCTCCCCCCCGGTTTGTCATGGCGGTGGCGTCAGATGTCACATTCACTGTCGCTGGATGTGATGGAGATGGCGGAGGTGGCCGCTTTGCTGGAGAGGCTGGCTGCGGGGCTGGAGGCGGCCCCCACCGCCTCCCCGCCGCTCTCCTCCTCCGCTTGCAGCGAACGTACCGAGCCCTGCGTGAGGACCTGCTGCTGTAGCCTGCAAGGAACCGGCACACACACAGCATCACCGCCCGGCCCTCCGCCGcccgggggacccccccccccccggcagccccccgcttccccctcaccctcctccgaggcaccccccccccccgacgccGCTTGCGCCCACCTCCGGCTCACACCAGTTAGCCCAGTCTGGCGACTCTGCCTGAGGGGTTGGGTGCCCACCCCAGGGCCAGCCGGGGTCGGGGGCGCGGTCCGGCTGCCCTCCGCGGCCTGTCCCCAAACCGGGCCTCATCCGAGGGGTCGGCAACTGCCCGCAGCATCTCCCGGGCGGCGGTTCCCCTCCAGCAGGCCCTTACATCTTCCCTCTCCGTCGATGAAAAGGGGCTGCGGGTGACGGCACCCCTTCCCCCGACGTGCGGCCGCCCGGCGGTGCGCAGGGGCCGGAGGGGTGACCGGCGGGAGCGACCGCCCCGGGCTCCCGGAGAGGAGATAACGGGGAGACCCTGCTCCGTTCCCGGCTTCCCGGGGCGTCTGCTGGTTGTCCCTGGTGCCGGGGTAACACCGCTCATTTAAAGCCGCGTTTTGGtctttaagattaaaaaataataataataataagtagAGGAGAAGAGAAATAAGACAATTACCCAAGAAACGCTCCCGGCTGGCGCCGGCGGAGGTTTAGGGCAAGGCGGCTCTCTGCAATGGAGCAGGGCCCGCAGAGGGGCATTGCCGGCTCTGCTCCAGGTGGACATGTATAAAATTGGTATTTATACGTCCGGGCAAAACTttgaaggaggggggggggggggtctctcccCTTATACGCCGCTGGATGCGGTCCTTCTGCCGCCAGGTCGTGCCGGGGTCACGGCAGCTTCGCCGGCCGCCGCGCCCGGGCGGtgtctctccttctccccattaaaaataattaagaaaaaaaaaaaaaaggcaaaaaaaaaaaaaaaaaaaaaaaaaaagccgtagGGTTTTCCCGCTGCTCCTACTTGATCTCGCTGTATTTCCCGGGAAGAAACTTCCCGGGTTACCTCTCCCCGTCCCCCGAGGCGGGGCtggcgggcagcgccggggccgcGTTGCCTCTGCCGGCAGCCCCGCaccggcccccgcagccccccggccccggcgggcgggggcgaaGCCTCCCTTtggtggtgtggggggggggggggggctgagccccgaCGGGACGGGCAGCACCTTACCTGTTCTTGGCGGCTGCTGCCCTGTCCCTTTGCCTGCGGTTTTTGAACCAGTTGCCCACTTGCGTGGGGGTAAGTCCCGTGGCCTGAGCCAGTTCCCGCTTTTTGCTGGGGTTGGGGTAAGGGTCCTGCAGGTACCACTCCCGCAGCAAATGCCTCGTCCGCTCCTTGAAGCAATGTGTCTTCTGCTCGCCGTCCCAGATGGTGCGGGGCAGCGGGAACTTCTTCCTCACCCGGTACTTGTCCACCGGCCCCAGGGGTCGGCCCCGCAGCTTCTCCGCCTCCTGGTAGTGCGCTTCCAGCCAGAGGGCTTGCAGTTTGGCGTGGGACTCCTTGGTGAACTTGTGGTTCTCCAGGATGTGGTAGAGCTCCCGGTAGTTCCCCGTGTGGAAGGCCACGATGGCCCGGGCTCTCAGCACCGACTCGTTCTTGTTGAGGGCCTCGCAGGCCGCGGGGGCCACGGGCAGGGACCAGAGGAAGCGCCCCAGGCGCTCGATGTCCCCGCTCTCCTCCAGGGTCTCGCATACCCCGGCCACCTGCTGCGGGCTGAAATTGAGGATGGGCAGCTGGAACATGGAGGCGGCGCCGGGCTCCGCTCCGCGCTCCGCGCACCCCCCGGCgatgcccgccgccgccgcgcacacccccgcggcggggaagggggcagcggccccggcggccgcccctCGCTCCGGTTCTGCCTCCTTCCTCCGGCGCCGGCTGGAGCTGCCGCGGGAGGGACGGTGGAGGGCGGAGAGGCGATGGGGAGCGCTCGGCGGCTCCGGCGACTGGGGGCGGTGGGCAGGGGCGAGGCGGAGGAGgatggagcgggggggggggggggggggggagggcgggcggggggggagggagggaaggggggaaaaaaaaagaaaaaaagggaaaaaaaaaaaaaaaagggaaaaaaagaaaaggcacaagcccagctccgcgccgccgccgcgctgctgcGGGAGCGGCTGATTTGCTGCCGGGCTCGGCAGATTGGCTCCCGGGTTTCCATGGCGGGGCTGCCACTCACTGTCAGCCGCTGCCAATCACGGCGGaaggccccgcgccgccggccggcagcacctccccgccccggctcccccgCCCCGGTTCCCCCGCCCCGGTTCCCCGGGGctcccccgtcccgtcccgtcccgtcccgtcccgcacCCCGGGGACCGCGACCCCTCCGCCCTGTCCCTCCGCTccgggcaggggcagagcagctcAGGGGGCAGCGGGCTGCAAGgcggagaaggaggagggaaggggggggcgcCCGCTGAGGTTTGGCTGCCGGAAAGTTGGAGGGAGCGGCCCCCGCCATGGGATGGATGGCCGGGACCCCCCTACAGCCTCCCCGGTAAAGCTGTGGGGTTCGGTCCCGGGGCTCGGTGCACCCGGGGTCGGAGAGGGGGATGAGGCAGGAGCTGAGAAATCGGTTAAAAAACCGGCTGTGTAACAGGGACAGCGGTGCTGGGAGCGAGTGTCTGTGACAATGGATGCAGCGGCAGGACCGCAAGAAGAGCCGAGATTTAGGGGAAAACTCTCCACCTTCCCCCTGTAGGTGACTTCCCACCTCTGTTAAAACGAGGAATTACCTGCAAAGAGCCCAGAGCCCTTCTCCGTACAACTAaagctttataattttttttatatatttttttttttttaacatttaaaccCGTATTGTTTTCGGCTGAATAGACGCCGAGAATAGTCGCAGGGAGTGAGAAGTCATTTGTAGGTCAGGACAGCGACTTAAAGCAGATTTCAGGAATCTTTTGAAATATTGATCACCTAGTAGTAATCACTCCCCGAGGGTTttccacctcccacccaccccccagctCCCCGAGCGAGTGAccgcggggctgggggagaggtgaGAGCCCGGCCGGCCCTTCGGAGGAGCGAGGCAACCTCCAGCCGTCTCGGGGCAGGGATGAAATCACTTTCTGAGCTGTGAGGATACGATTTGTTTTCTggagagaaggggtgggggggggcgaaTCAAGAAGCCAATCTTTATTCTACATATAGCTGCTCAGTAGCAATTTCTTCCCGGGAACGTTAGGGACCATGCTCCGAAAGGCAGCATATATTCTGAATTAAGCTCAATATGTTCTCTCCTCTGCTctttgcaatgcatttttttttccagaatgcttGTCAAAGAAATCCCTTCTTAATTTGATATCTTGTTAttgtctctttccccttcccttttcttctttgtttttttttcttattgttttttgtttgtttgttttcctttcttcccttctttaagAAAGCTTCTTTGCTAGTTGCCCGTAGACCGAAATTAAACAGATTTACATTTTCTCCAATCATTTCTCCGCAGAAATGGAGCTGGACTGGGGCTCGCCGTCTTTTCTTTAGTATCAAGTACAATTTGTCTTTTGCTTGTGAAGATTTGGTAAATCAGAAGGCAGATAGATAGCGCAGATGGTCGGAGGTGTCGGGTCAGATTATGGTACGCCTCAGTACAGTGCTAAGCTCATTCTGACGGAAAACCCTGATATTATTTTCACAGATCTACACAgttcacttgaaaaaaacccttccagcCATTTACATCATTTATGTGAGGCTCACAGCTAGCGGGATGGAAAAGCTTTCAATACTGCTCATTTTCATAAAACCCGACAGAGCTGGGGAGACATAAAAGCACAGACAAAACTCACGAGTTCAGAGACACTCCacagaaacttaaaaaataaaagggg
This region of Accipiter gentilis chromosome 25, bAccGen1.1, whole genome shotgun sequence genomic DNA includes:
- the SIX6 gene encoding homeobox protein SIX6, which translates into the protein MFQLPILNFSPQQVAGVCETLEESGDIERLGRFLWSLPVAPAACEALNKNESVLRARAIVAFHTGNYRELYHILENHKFTKESHAKLQALWLEAHYQEAEKLRGRPLGPVDKYRVRKKFPLPRTIWDGEQKTHCFKERTRHLLREWYLQDPYPNPSKKRELAQATGLTPTQVGNWFKNRRQRDRAAAAKNRLQQQVLTQGSVRSLQAEEESGGEAVGAASSPAASLSSKAATSAISITSSDSECDI